From a single Ignavibacteria bacterium genomic region:
- a CDS encoding DndE family protein, with protein sequence MVFSGIRTSAKNKLLVTELTRKMGLGTENVVARIAYTLSLSKRRTFSIRDIKDSRGKEYSAHVLFGSNIDFYIGLLCQNYGIYKTDKDIPKLIKIHIDEGLEELYDEFCKLKNISGFDFTLELIEKGLNNFQTTN encoded by the coding sequence ATGGTATTCTCTGGAATTAGGACTTCAGCGAAGAACAAGCTTCTTGTTACAGAATTGACCCGGAAAATGGGACTCGGGACAGAAAATGTGGTAGCTAGAATTGCCTACACACTCTCACTTTCAAAAAGAAGAACTTTTTCAATCCGAGATATTAAGGATTCACGCGGTAAAGAATATTCTGCACATGTACTTTTTGGTTCTAATATTGATTTTTATATCGGTTTATTATGTCAAAACTATGGCATTTATAAGACAGACAAAGATATTCCTAAACTGATCAAGATTCATATTGATGAGGGTTTGGAAGAACTCTATGATGAATTTTGTAAACTTAAGAATATTAGCGGTTTCGATTTTACATTGGAACTCATAGAAAAGGGATTAAATAATTTTCAAACCACCAACTAA
- the dndD gene encoding DNA sulfur modification protein DndD, whose amino-acid sequence MFINAVRLKNFRIYYGINELTFTKSIDKNIFIIAGNNGYGKTTLLTALVWCLYGKAMSDVDDVYKVQVNESGGYKKYASSNLNKLAAASSEKEYSVEIVFSDISIPTFPCNNISIRRVYNNESGSESLHILIDGNPNELTKEVGPEIFINDFILPKELAKFFFFDAEKIVNLAEIKTIDDKRRLSRAYSEIIGIKKYEDLKSNLEGLRIRLKRNSASDSEIEKFKSYSERAIKVEDHIDFISGKIQQLIEEQQLKKNLSNDYQERLIREGNVLSQIEYQELIQECKELEFSEDIYKQQVKDLLELAPFAIASNLLEEMKTQAFNEAKSRELKSNFELIDQKLSEFKTELPDILRQNNIPNENSEQITNVIFDKLKNNLLSETLTEQSSIKILHNFTESQLLELNSLNSNLRNSYSQYFKQLLKEYKLVKQKLFALKKRLSDAESKDKDLLVQKIKGEKKVLDDRVLELEREITSLKLEKEHFEIEKQNIARLTSELAKKINVGKQDLEKDQIASRLIDTLEKFLFELKKEKKDSLESGILRELSILMHKDKFVHKVKVLLTDELIEVELYDFNNQKIQLESLSKGEQQLYATALLKALVDESNVKFPVFIDSPLQKFDQLHSRNIICEFYPNISEQVVIFPLLKKELAEEEYKILLPKVNSCYFISNYGENRSRFDTVENDKLFVEHERRSHGILWN is encoded by the coding sequence ATGTTTATTAACGCAGTTCGACTTAAAAACTTCAGAATATATTACGGGATTAATGAGCTGACTTTTACTAAGTCAATTGATAAAAATATCTTCATAATCGCCGGGAATAATGGTTATGGAAAAACAACACTCCTAACTGCTTTGGTATGGTGTCTTTATGGCAAAGCTATGAGTGATGTTGATGATGTTTATAAAGTGCAGGTTAATGAGTCAGGTGGATACAAAAAATATGCCTCATCAAATCTCAACAAATTAGCAGCAGCTTCCAGTGAAAAGGAATACTCAGTCGAAATTGTTTTTTCAGATATTTCAATACCCACCTTCCCTTGTAATAATATCTCGATTAGACGGGTTTATAATAATGAGTCGGGTTCTGAATCGCTTCATATTTTAATTGATGGTAATCCAAATGAACTCACTAAAGAGGTTGGCCCCGAAATATTCATCAATGACTTCATTTTACCAAAAGAACTAGCCAAATTTTTCTTTTTTGATGCAGAAAAAATTGTAAATCTCGCTGAAATAAAGACCATCGATGATAAACGAAGATTAAGTAGAGCATATTCAGAAATCATAGGCATCAAAAAATATGAAGATCTAAAATCAAATTTGGAAGGATTAAGAATTCGTTTAAAACGAAATTCCGCTTCCGATTCTGAAATTGAGAAATTTAAATCTTACTCTGAACGAGCGATTAAAGTCGAAGATCATATTGATTTTATCTCCGGCAAGATACAACAACTTATAGAAGAACAACAATTAAAGAAAAATCTTTCAAATGATTATCAAGAAAGGCTTATCCGTGAAGGAAATGTTCTTAGTCAAATCGAGTACCAAGAGTTAATCCAAGAGTGTAAAGAGCTTGAATTTTCTGAGGATATTTATAAACAACAAGTAAAGGATTTACTTGAACTTGCACCTTTTGCAATTGCCTCAAATCTTCTTGAGGAAATGAAAACCCAAGCATTTAACGAAGCAAAATCAAGAGAATTAAAGAGTAATTTTGAATTAATAGATCAAAAATTAAGTGAATTCAAAACAGAATTACCTGATATTTTGAGACAAAATAACATTCCTAACGAAAATTCAGAACAAATTACAAATGTGATTTTTGACAAGCTCAAAAACAATCTCCTTTCCGAAACTTTGACTGAACAAAGTTCAATCAAAATACTTCATAATTTTACAGAATCTCAGCTACTAGAACTGAACTCGCTAAATAGTAATCTAAGAAATTCTTATTCGCAATACTTCAAACAGTTGCTTAAAGAATACAAACTTGTTAAGCAAAAACTCTTCGCACTCAAAAAGAGATTGAGTGATGCCGAATCAAAAGATAAAGATTTGCTAGTTCAAAAAATTAAGGGCGAGAAAAAGGTATTAGATGATAGAGTATTAGAATTGGAGAGGGAGATCACATCATTAAAGCTTGAAAAAGAACATTTTGAAATTGAAAAGCAGAATATTGCAAGATTAACTTCCGAACTTGCAAAAAAAATTAATGTTGGGAAACAAGATTTGGAAAAAGACCAAATTGCCTCTAGACTCATTGACACTCTGGAGAAATTTCTATTTGAGCTTAAAAAAGAGAAAAAAGATTCGTTAGAGTCAGGGATCTTGAGAGAGCTTTCAATTTTGATGCACAAGGATAAATTTGTACACAAAGTTAAAGTATTGCTCACGGATGAACTAATCGAAGTTGAACTTTATGACTTCAATAATCAAAAGATTCAATTGGAGTCATTGTCAAAAGGTGAACAGCAGTTATACGCTACAGCTTTATTGAAAGCATTAGTGGATGAGTCTAATGTAAAATTTCCTGTTTTTATTGATAGTCCATTACAAAAGTTTGATCAGTTGCATTCACGAAATATAATTTGTGAGTTTTATCCCAATATTTCAGAACAAGTGGTTATTTTTCCACTGTTAAAAAAAGAGTTGGCAGAAGAGGAGTATAAAATCTTACTTCCAAAAGTGAACAGTTGCTACTTTATTTCGAATTACGGAGAAAACAGATCCAGATTTGATACCGTTGAAAACGACAAATTGTTTGTCGAACATGAAAGGAGGAGCCATGGTATTCTCTGGAATTAG
- a CDS encoding cysteine desulfurase, with protein MQTSDEQIIYLDNNATTRVDPRVVESMLPFFTEEYANPASNHLFGVRVNQAVRAAREKVAELLNCSTGELVFTSGATEAINLAIKGFVRKNRDKGKHIITVQTEHKAVLDVCASLETEGFETTYLPVDSGGLINLEDLKNAFRPDTILVSVMYVNNETGVIQPIEEIARITHEHAAIFMTDATQAVGKIPVDVNKMGIDMLTFSGHKFYGPKGIGGLFFRGRRPNKVKLATIQHGGGHESGLRSGTLNVPGIIGLGKACEIAMTEMEADAARIKTLRDELEQELIKSLNCKVNGNTEHRIYNTSNICIPGIDADALIIGLKNIIISTGSACSSNSVESSHVLRAIGLSSSELLSNIRISLSKTIKFHELAVSLRQITLKSQHLRILAQ; from the coding sequence ATGCAAACCTCTGATGAACAAATAATATATTTAGACAACAATGCTACAACCCGGGTTGATCCCAGGGTTGTTGAGTCGATGCTGCCATTCTTTACCGAAGAGTATGCTAATCCTGCAAGCAACCATCTATTTGGAGTCAGAGTCAATCAGGCTGTCAGAGCGGCGAGAGAAAAAGTTGCTGAATTGCTGAATTGTTCCACCGGCGAATTGGTTTTTACATCAGGAGCAACTGAAGCCATTAATCTTGCAATCAAAGGATTTGTTCGAAAGAACAGGGACAAAGGCAAGCATATCATAACCGTTCAAACCGAGCACAAAGCTGTTTTGGATGTTTGTGCTTCTCTTGAAACAGAAGGCTTTGAGACTACATATTTGCCTGTGGATAGTGGAGGCTTAATTAATCTTGAAGATTTAAAGAATGCTTTTCGGCCCGATACTATTTTGGTATCTGTTATGTATGTTAACAATGAAACCGGCGTTATCCAGCCAATTGAGGAAATTGCCAGGATAACCCATGAGCATGCAGCTATTTTCATGACTGATGCCACACAAGCAGTCGGAAAAATCCCTGTCGATGTGAATAAAATGGGAATTGACATGTTAACCTTCTCAGGTCATAAATTTTATGGGCCAAAGGGTATTGGAGGATTATTTTTTAGGGGCAGAAGGCCTAACAAAGTAAAGTTAGCAACTATTCAACATGGCGGAGGCCATGAATCTGGTTTAAGAAGCGGAACACTTAATGTGCCTGGCATTATCGGACTCGGGAAAGCTTGTGAGATCGCCATGACAGAGATGGAAGCCGATGCAGCCCGGATAAAAACTCTTCGCGATGAATTGGAACAAGAGCTGATTAAATCATTAAATTGCAAAGTAAATGGGAATACAGAACACCGTATCTATAATACTTCCAATATTTGTATTCCGGGAATAGATGCTGACGCTCTGATAATCGGTCTCAAAAATATCATTATTTCAACAGGTTCTGCGTGTTCTTCTAATTCAGTTGAGTCATCACATGTTCTTCGTGCAATCGGCTTATCATCGAGCGAATTGCTCTCCAATATTCGAATCAGTCTTTCAAAAACAATCAAGTTTCATGAGCTTGCTGTATCTTTGCGGCAAATAACCTTAAAATCACAGCACTTAAGAATTCTAGCTCAATAA
- a CDS encoding DEAD/DEAH box helicase family protein, with amino-acid sequence MLNEVEFEVVYTSGEKEPSEFFIDALTNSSRFDFGLGFFNSSGFRALAIGFAYFISCGGKMRMIINDELTSQDKEAIQKGIYSSPEEVIEKRLVENFNALRESLSSYDQHFYNCLSWMVASKTLEIIAITPNSEKGGLAHQKFGIFYDSANNKIAFNGSANFSKSALQHNLETLSCFTSWNQDSSDYKRIEYFRSLFNAYWEGTSPAIRKIPIESVREKLKGHSNVKNVDELLYAEKKLLEITAHNSGYRDKLAGLTKGESTGESDFEYPIQQPKLPASITKLFDYQIQALENWKASGYQGLFEMATGTGKTITALNCALEMYREENKVGVIVLVPTIDLAEQWKGEVVSFGFTNVVLANSQYTNWYSEAIQLLNRFYFAGGHFIIISTYDTFSLDKFQNLLSKVKKDILLIADEVHNFGTKKLIENYPYHIERRIGLSATPARYFDEDGTIEIQKFFNAINGPTISLDLKEAIDRKFLTQYYYYPRIVKLTEPEMTDYREITEKLMKFFNPATRSFSDHPVVSILLNKRKAILHKAENKTQCLREIIKEIVSQNPDPKYILVYVPEGREGTVDEEDKRLINTYSEIISSEFNLKQHQFIGETKNRKQILERFSQGRLQVLTAMKCLDEGIDVRQTETAIFASSTGNYRQFVQRRGRILRLCKGKNFATIYDMVVIPSLSGEENKEELSLGKKIIEGELKRVREFANGAINKYTALGSLENVLSNFHIEIFESL; translated from the coding sequence ATGCTCAACGAAGTTGAATTTGAAGTAGTTTATACTTCCGGTGAAAAAGAACCATCAGAGTTTTTTATAGATGCCCTAACTAACAGCAGCCGATTCGATTTCGGTCTGGGATTCTTTAATTCAAGCGGTTTCAGAGCTCTTGCAATTGGTTTCGCCTACTTCATATCATGTGGAGGTAAAATGCGAATGATAATCAATGATGAACTAACATCGCAAGATAAAGAAGCTATCCAAAAGGGAATTTATTCTTCACCAGAAGAAGTAATTGAAAAAAGACTGGTCGAAAATTTTAATGCCCTCCGGGAGTCGTTATCCAGTTATGATCAACATTTTTATAACTGTTTATCTTGGATGGTGGCATCTAAAACTTTAGAAATTATTGCCATTACTCCTAATTCCGAGAAAGGTGGGCTGGCACATCAAAAATTTGGGATATTCTATGATAGTGCAAACAACAAAATAGCTTTTAATGGATCTGCAAATTTTTCGAAAAGCGCTCTTCAACATAATCTTGAAACTTTAAGTTGTTTTACTTCTTGGAATCAAGACTCATCTGATTATAAGAGGATCGAATATTTCCGATCCTTGTTTAATGCTTATTGGGAAGGGACTTCTCCTGCGATAAGAAAAATTCCAATAGAGAGCGTAAGAGAAAAGTTAAAGGGACACAGTAATGTAAAAAATGTTGATGAATTGTTATATGCCGAAAAGAAACTGCTTGAAATTACCGCCCACAATTCTGGCTACCGTGATAAATTAGCTGGACTTACCAAAGGAGAAAGTACAGGCGAAAGTGATTTTGAATATCCGATTCAGCAACCCAAACTCCCCGCTAGCATAACAAAACTCTTTGACTATCAGATTCAGGCTTTAGAGAATTGGAAAGCATCTGGTTATCAAGGATTATTTGAGATGGCAACCGGTACTGGCAAGACAATCACGGCCTTAAACTGTGCGTTAGAAATGTACAGGGAAGAAAATAAGGTGGGTGTTATTGTACTTGTCCCAACAATTGATTTGGCCGAACAGTGGAAAGGGGAAGTTGTATCCTTCGGATTTACAAATGTAGTGCTCGCAAACAGTCAATATACTAATTGGTATTCCGAAGCTATTCAATTGCTTAACCGCTTTTATTTCGCAGGGGGTCATTTTATAATTATCAGCACCTACGACACATTCAGTCTCGACAAATTCCAGAACCTTCTTTCAAAGGTTAAGAAAGACATTTTACTAATAGCTGACGAGGTGCACAATTTTGGCACGAAGAAATTGATTGAGAACTATCCATATCATATTGAGCGCAGAATTGGACTTTCAGCTACTCCGGCGAGATACTTTGATGAGGATGGAACAATTGAAATTCAGAAATTTTTTAACGCTATCAATGGCCCAACTATTAGTCTCGATCTTAAGGAAGCAATAGATAGAAAATTCCTCACCCAATATTACTACTACCCCAGGATTGTCAAGCTTACAGAACCGGAAATGACAGATTATCGTGAGATCACAGAAAAACTGATGAAATTTTTTAATCCGGCTACCCGTTCCTTCTCTGACCATCCTGTTGTATCAATACTATTAAATAAACGCAAGGCTATTCTCCACAAGGCCGAAAACAAGACGCAATGTCTCAGAGAAATCATCAAAGAGATTGTCTCGCAAAATCCTGATCCTAAATACATTCTTGTATATGTTCCGGAAGGAAGAGAGGGTACGGTTGATGAAGAGGACAAACGCCTGATAAACACTTACTCAGAAATTATTTCTTCTGAATTCAATCTTAAACAGCATCAATTCATTGGTGAAACTAAAAACCGAAAGCAGATACTTGAAAGATTTTCTCAGGGAAGATTACAAGTATTAACGGCGATGAAGTGCCTGGATGAGGGTATCGATGTAAGACAGACAGAGACGGCGATATTTGCTTCAAGCACAGGAAATTACAGACAGTTTGTTCAACGAAGAGGTAGAATACTACGATTGTGTAAAGGAAAGAATTTTGCAACCATTTATGATATGGTTGTAATACCATCACTTTCTGGAGAAGAAAATAAAGAGGAACTTAGTCTTGGCAAAAAAATAATTGAAGGAGAGCTAAAGCGCGTGAGGGAGTTTGCTAATGGGGCAATTAATAAATATACTGCTCTTGGCAGTTTAGAAAATGTTTTAAGCAATTTTCACATCGAAATATTTGAATCACTTTAG
- a CDS encoding carboxylate-amine ligase, translating to MSNSPTFTLGVEEEFQIIDPHSRELKSHIQEIFEDGELILKEFLKPEMHQSVVETGTGVCKNVKEAKSEVFRLRSELAKLAFKNNLRIAAAGTHPFSHWKDQRITEHPRYKQVVDDMQLVARANLIFGLHVHVGVEDRETAIHIMNAARYFLPHIFALSTNSPFWVGRNTGFRSYRVKVFDRFPRTGIPDYFMSIGEYDNYVNLLVKTNCIDNAKKIWWDIRLHPFFPTIEFRICDIPMRADETIALTALMQAVVVKLYRLIRQNLGFRLYRRALIAENKFRASRYGITGKLIDFGKREEVPTVDLIHELLEFVDDVIDDLDSREEIEYVHRILEMGTGADRQLAVWEQSYDLKNVTDYIIDETHKGLNLS from the coding sequence ATGTCCAACAGTCCAACATTTACCCTTGGAGTTGAAGAGGAATTTCAAATTATTGATCCTCATTCCAGGGAATTGAAATCGCACATACAGGAGATATTTGAAGACGGCGAACTGATTCTTAAAGAGTTTCTGAAGCCGGAGATGCACCAGTCGGTTGTGGAAACAGGTACGGGTGTCTGCAAAAATGTTAAAGAGGCAAAATCGGAAGTGTTCCGCCTTCGCAGCGAACTCGCCAAGCTTGCTTTCAAAAACAATTTAAGAATTGCAGCCGCAGGAACTCATCCATTCTCCCACTGGAAGGATCAGAGAATAACCGAGCATCCCCGCTATAAACAGGTGGTGGATGACATGCAGCTTGTTGCCCGTGCAAACCTGATATTCGGGTTGCATGTACATGTCGGAGTTGAAGACCGCGAAACGGCAATTCACATCATGAATGCCGCCCGCTATTTCCTTCCGCACATCTTTGCCCTTTCCACCAATTCCCCGTTTTGGGTGGGAAGAAACACAGGCTTCAGGTCGTATCGTGTGAAGGTTTTCGACAGATTCCCGAGAACGGGCATCCCCGACTATTTTATGTCGATTGGCGAATATGACAACTATGTGAATCTTTTGGTCAAGACCAACTGTATCGATAATGCAAAAAAAATCTGGTGGGATATCAGGCTTCATCCCTTCTTCCCGACGATTGAGTTCCGCATTTGCGATATCCCGATGAGAGCTGATGAGACCATCGCACTCACTGCACTTATGCAGGCGGTAGTTGTGAAACTCTACAGACTGATCCGCCAGAATCTCGGTTTCCGCCTCTACAGAAGAGCGTTGATCGCCGAAAACAAGTTCCGTGCTTCAAGATATGGAATCACAGGCAAGCTGATCGACTTTGGTAAGAGAGAGGAAGTGCCGACCGTTGACCTTATCCACGAACTCCTCGAGTTTGTTGATGATGTTATCGACGATCTCGACAGCCGCGAAGAGATTGAGTATGTCCACCGCATCCTCGAAATGGGAACGGGTGCCGACAGACAACTCGCTGTCTGGGAACAGAGCTACGACCTTAAAAATGTAACCGACTATATAATTGACGAGACCCATAAGGGGTTGAATCTGAGCTGA
- a CDS encoding AAA family ATPase encodes MIIKRLEIENFLSYYGSNLLEFDEGATVILGQNNTGKSKLFDAFNWVLYDRAYSTENEEWFDTKTWGEALVNRRAKLECKAGGFVSTSVAITILDDKGIKYLLAREYEIKREKTNSLSAPLKSSLYLSITSSDEKNTESYDDREAFEKICILFPLNLSRYFLFQGESISQIMSLGKRSSFRKALNDLSQIEVFERLKKVTDKVFKQIVTEFDAQEEEDKVLQVKKNDLGNRINKYKAELANLEKQEQDFESELDKIKSVLSKKEAQLKEHEESAKILNEIENLKKLLATYNENREQLIDTQRNSLIETWQYQGIKNILLNFMSIYSLNKKEKRIPEPIRQEFIKEMLAESTCKICGTAAPIGSDQHERIKSFLNDKSLDKEIATINILSGTADRYIRKINEIPNDLETFYTRLNRTDNNISKVRLELSLKEQELANLVPEGIKNDELQKLNYDQMRVDRNKAKSDLDSIKSRLDRIKGQKENTEKDLNDATIEFNKIVAQSSNPEFSEKLLLAGKIKDTAENFYSRFFEKLIKDIENKANEYFGEMTKENRGYSGKIKVDSIANEVYITDDSGNRVENINQANKVSLQISFIAAILDVSNHFWSRYFPFIADAPISALGGDNKPMAIKTMIRIFKQAIIMLKDDAISHDRDHVKNDLVRKLIESENNIKNAYELVMEGENLNDQVTIIKRIK; translated from the coding sequence ATGATTATAAAACGACTTGAGATAGAGAATTTCCTGTCTTATTACGGCTCTAATCTTTTAGAATTCGATGAAGGTGCAACTGTCATTCTTGGTCAAAACAATACCGGCAAATCGAAGCTTTTTGATGCGTTTAATTGGGTGTTATATGATCGAGCATACAGTACTGAGAACGAAGAATGGTTCGATACAAAGACCTGGGGTGAGGCTTTAGTAAATAGACGGGCAAAATTGGAATGTAAGGCAGGGGGTTTTGTAAGCACTTCTGTTGCAATCACAATTTTGGATGACAAAGGTATAAAGTACCTCTTGGCAAGGGAGTATGAAATTAAAAGAGAGAAAACTAACTCCCTCTCTGCCCCTTTAAAATCTTCTTTGTATTTAAGTATCACTTCGTCAGATGAAAAAAACACGGAGAGTTACGATGATAGAGAAGCTTTTGAAAAAATTTGTATACTTTTCCCATTAAATTTATCTCGCTACTTCCTGTTCCAAGGTGAATCCATAAGTCAGATTATGAGTCTGGGAAAGAGATCCAGCTTTCGGAAAGCGTTGAACGATCTTTCACAAATCGAAGTTTTTGAGCGGTTGAAGAAAGTTACAGATAAAGTTTTTAAGCAAATTGTGACCGAATTTGACGCGCAAGAAGAGGAGGACAAGGTCCTTCAGGTAAAGAAAAATGATCTTGGGAATAGAATAAACAAATATAAAGCTGAGCTTGCCAATTTGGAGAAGCAAGAGCAAGATTTCGAATCAGAACTTGACAAAATAAAGAGCGTCTTGTCGAAAAAAGAAGCCCAACTAAAGGAACACGAAGAATCCGCAAAAATCCTAAATGAAATTGAAAACTTAAAAAAGTTATTAGCCACCTATAATGAAAATAGAGAGCAGTTAATTGACACACAGCGTAATTCTCTGATAGAAACATGGCAGTATCAGGGAATCAAAAATATTCTTCTGAACTTCATGAGCATCTATTCTCTCAATAAAAAGGAAAAGCGGATACCGGAGCCAATTCGCCAAGAGTTTATTAAAGAGATGCTTGCCGAATCAACTTGCAAAATTTGTGGTACTGCTGCCCCGATTGGATCAGATCAGCACGAGAGAATCAAGAGTTTTCTTAATGATAAATCTCTTGACAAAGAGATAGCAACTATCAATATCCTTTCAGGAACTGCGGACAGGTATATTAGAAAGATTAACGAAATCCCCAATGATTTGGAGACATTCTATACGCGGCTTAATCGTACAGACAATAATATTAGTAAAGTCCGACTGGAATTATCCTTGAAGGAACAGGAGCTTGCAAACCTTGTTCCGGAGGGCATTAAGAATGATGAATTACAAAAATTGAACTACGATCAAATGAGGGTTGACAGAAATAAAGCCAAGTCAGACCTCGATTCTATTAAATCCAGATTAGATAGAATAAAAGGTCAAAAAGAGAATACGGAGAAGGATTTAAATGATGCCACAATAGAATTCAATAAGATTGTAGCCCAATCCAGTAATCCTGAATTTAGTGAGAAATTACTTCTTGCTGGAAAGATAAAAGATACAGCAGAGAATTTTTATTCTCGTTTCTTTGAAAAACTTATCAAAGATATCGAAAATAAAGCAAATGAGTATTTTGGAGAGATGACCAAAGAAAATCGCGGATATTCGGGAAAAATTAAAGTAGACAGTATTGCAAATGAAGTTTATATTACCGATGATTCAGGAAATCGAGTTGAGAATATCAATCAAGCCAACAAAGTGTCCTTGCAAATTTCATTCATAGCAGCTATTCTAGATGTTTCCAACCATTTTTGGTCTCGTTACTTTCCTTTCATTGCGGATGCCCCGATTTCTGCTTTGGGAGGTGATAATAAGCCAATGGCCATTAAAACTATGATCAGAATATTCAAACAGGCAATCATTATGCTTAAAGATGATGCAATTTCGCATGATCGGGATCATGTAAAAAATGATCTTGTAAGAAAATTGATTGAGTCCGAAAATAACATTAAAAATGCATATGAATTGGTCATGGAGGGAGAAAATCTGAATGACCAAGTTACAATTATTAAGAGAATTAAGTGA
- a CDS encoding DGQHR domain-containing protein encodes MKYEELSYESSSYICLEVEALNQTDKQFFVGKIPAKVFTDLYTVEPVRYDFEKYSSLADIEDPDDDYYFRIAEEKKKLFYEGGAQREFDASRVSKIAEFLNEDEHPFFPNTIIATCDLVNNLDELLLTEDSSEEDFFRTKSRPRNASFFQKTNDTYKLFIPKERNTILVIDGQHRLRGIEKANLENRGGYELLIAFILGFDRSVIAKLFYTINYEQKPINKSLLYHLTGEFSTDITPISFLHYTVKLLNESKKSPFFAKIKMLGVMPRDLPSESRKQVSISQAFLIDELKRLILCNRSTKTYIRPIFRYYFLNEELQIELIRFIIKFFTVVMELKISLWDDPSTSSLSKGIGVGALLKVMNVVFIELFVNSWGCDPKAIRYVKKAEIEILLSGFESFNYTEETKGVGGMSGISSLANKIILGLDHFSIGGKADFQSVFQVRTLPKFDQWLNENKSTLECF; translated from the coding sequence ATGAAATACGAAGAGTTATCATATGAGAGTAGTTCATATATTTGCCTTGAGGTTGAGGCCCTAAATCAAACTGATAAACAGTTTTTTGTCGGTAAGATTCCCGCAAAAGTTTTTACGGACTTATATACAGTTGAACCTGTCAGATATGACTTCGAAAAATATAGTTCTCTAGCTGATATCGAAGACCCTGACGACGATTATTATTTTAGGATTGCAGAGGAAAAGAAAAAACTATTTTATGAGGGCGGGGCTCAGCGTGAATTCGACGCCTCTCGAGTTTCTAAGATAGCTGAGTTTCTGAATGAGGATGAACATCCCTTTTTCCCAAATACCATAATCGCGACATGTGATTTGGTAAATAATCTTGATGAACTTTTACTGACTGAGGATTCATCTGAAGAAGACTTTTTTCGCACAAAATCACGACCCCGAAATGCTTCTTTTTTCCAAAAAACAAATGACACCTACAAACTTTTCATCCCAAAAGAGAGAAATACAATATTAGTAATTGATGGACAACATAGACTTAGGGGCATCGAAAAAGCTAATTTAGAAAACCGAGGAGGTTATGAATTACTGATAGCTTTCATTTTGGGATTTGATCGCTCTGTTATCGCAAAGCTATTCTATACGATAAACTATGAGCAAAAACCTATTAATAAATCATTATTATATCATCTTACAGGCGAATTTAGCACGGATATTACACCTATCTCATTCCTTCACTATACAGTAAAATTACTTAATGAATCGAAAAAGAGTCCCTTCTTCGCAAAGATCAAAATGCTAGGCGTGATGCCTCGGGATTTGCCGAGTGAAAGTAGAAAACAGGTATCAATTTCACAGGCCTTTTTGATAGACGAGTTAAAGAGATTAATTCTATGTAATAGATCAACTAAAACCTATATACGCCCAATTTTTAGATATTATTTCTTAAATGAGGAACTGCAAATTGAATTGATAAGATTTATTATTAAGTTCTTTACAGTTGTTATGGAACTGAAAATTTCATTATGGGATGATCCTAGTACTTCAAGCCTTTCAAAAGGAATTGGAGTTGGGGCATTACTTAAAGTCATGAATGTTGTGTTCATTGAGCTTTTTGTAAATTCTTGGGGGTGTGATCCGAAGGCAATTCGATATGTAAAAAAAGCTGAGATCGAGATTTTACTAAGTGGATTTGAGAGTTTTAACTACACCGAAGAGACTAAAGGCGTTGGCGGTATGAGTGGCATAAGTTCACTCGCAAATAAAATTATCCTAGGATTAGATCACTTCAGCATCGGCGGTAAAGCCGATTTTCAGAGTGTTTTTCAGGTGAGAACTTTACCGAAATTCGATCAATGGCTGAACGAGAATAAGTCTACTCTAGAATGTTTTTAG